The following proteins come from a genomic window of Nitrospira sp.:
- a CDS encoding Na-Ca exchanger/integrin-beta4 gives MSETVWNIKWKSHAARRLLSLLCLSIFIGHGLWACSKSDPYNPPDPFYYFASYKVGKNPTTIITEDLNHDSFTDLVTTNIASNTLSILFGNGDGTFRDQVQLHVCQEPRSLVMGNFNQDRHADVALACSGGDEVMVLLGRGDGKFEEGPRYPVHRAPIALAADDINGDHHTDLVVALRNDKVKVFLGNGTGEFRHGAQYEHGDTPTSVALSDLNADGKLDLVVTNGGPMSNAVSIWLGNGDGSFRDPKDYSTGHRPLGVSFADFNNDHHRDLLVINGEQDSFTIFLGNGNATFRPGKDSGADAGPNFGLARDFNGDRLEDVAIVNIQSNDLSILFGKGDGTFHYPPRNYRTKSGPFALSSFRVTTSGLEEPGLAIADNGSGSVSIFLHRGLKPIGKSEARE, from the coding sequence GTGTCGGAGACTGTGTGGAACATCAAGTGGAAATCGCACGCGGCTAGGCGGCTTCTCTCCCTGCTATGCCTGTCGATTTTCATCGGTCATGGCCTGTGGGCCTGTTCCAAGAGCGACCCCTATAACCCGCCTGATCCGTTTTATTATTTTGCCAGTTACAAGGTCGGCAAGAATCCGACTACTATTATCACCGAAGACCTTAATCATGACTCATTCACCGATCTCGTCACCACCAATATTGCGAGTAATACCCTTTCGATTCTGTTTGGAAATGGGGACGGTACATTCAGAGATCAGGTTCAGCTGCATGTCTGTCAGGAGCCGCGTTCTCTCGTGATGGGCAACTTCAATCAAGACCGGCACGCCGATGTCGCCTTGGCATGTTCGGGTGGCGACGAAGTCATGGTTTTGCTCGGACGTGGGGATGGAAAATTTGAAGAAGGACCTCGGTATCCGGTGCATCGTGCACCGATTGCATTGGCCGCCGACGATATCAACGGCGATCATCATACGGATCTTGTTGTAGCCCTCCGGAACGACAAGGTTAAAGTCTTTCTCGGGAACGGAACCGGCGAATTTCGACACGGAGCCCAGTACGAGCATGGCGATACTCCCACATCCGTTGCCCTGTCCGATCTCAACGCCGATGGGAAATTGGATTTGGTGGTGACGAATGGAGGACCTATGTCGAATGCAGTCTCCATTTGGCTAGGCAACGGTGACGGTTCTTTTCGTGACCCGAAAGATTATTCGACGGGTCACCGACCTCTTGGCGTGAGCTTTGCCGACTTCAATAACGATCATCACAGGGATCTACTGGTCATCAATGGAGAGCAGGATAGTTTCACGATATTCCTCGGCAACGGCAACGCGACATTCCGACCCGGCAAGGATTCCGGGGCTGATGCTGGCCCCAATTTTGGGTTGGCGCGGGATTTCAATGGTGATCGGTTGGAGGATGTCGCGATTGTGAATATCCAGTCGAATGACCTGTCGATTTTATTCGGGAAAGGCGATGGCACTTTTCATTACCCCCCGAGAAATTACCGTACGAAGTCCGGTCCCTTTGCTCTTTCGTCTTTTCGGGTCACTACCTCGGGGCTAGAAGAACCTGGACTGGCCATTGCCGACAATGGAAGTGGGAGCGTCTCGATCTTTCTCCATCGTGGACTCAAACCAATTGGGAAATCGGAGGCAAGAGAGTAG
- a CDS encoding Integration host factor beta subunit, translating into MTKAQIIEKVSEQVTTLTKRQAEVVVNTIFDCVRDSLKKGDKTEIRGFGSFRLRARRMKEGRNPKTGETVAVPAKRVPFFKAGKELKELLNQ; encoded by the coding sequence ATGACCAAGGCCCAGATCATCGAAAAAGTTTCTGAGCAAGTCACCACCTTGACGAAGCGACAGGCAGAAGTGGTCGTCAACACCATTTTTGATTGTGTCAGGGATTCGCTGAAAAAAGGCGACAAAACCGAGATCCGAGGCTTCGGCAGTTTTCGGCTTCGGGCTCGCCGGATGAAGGAAGGGAGAAACCCAAAGACCGGAGAAACGGTTGCGGTCCCGGCCAAGCGGGTTCCCTTTTTCAAAGCCGGCAAAGAACTGAAGGAATTGCTCAATCAATAA
- a CDS encoding signal peptide peptidase SppA, 36K type, giving the protein MADEVTQKEHPRTRHPLRKIFWLFAMGLGGLILINLFFPDLDLSSEDRIALIRVEGVILDSQTTIGELKRFSENPSVKAIVIRIDSPGGGVVPSQEIYDAVKRIRSKNNKAVIASMGSVAASGGYYIAAATDRIVANPGTLTGSIGVIMETANVEGLLQKIGVEGVIIKSGKYKDVGSPIRKMSADERSLLQAVMDDVHKQFIEAVAEGRSLELRAAQALADGRIFTGRQAKEAKLVDELGDLEDAIQLAAEVVGIEGEPKVVEPRRRFSLREILDSKLRLMFPKLDIQPGVSLKYLMAF; this is encoded by the coding sequence ATGGCGGATGAAGTGACACAGAAGGAACACCCGCGTACACGCCATCCGTTGCGGAAAATATTTTGGCTTTTCGCGATGGGGCTGGGGGGCTTGATTCTGATCAATCTCTTTTTCCCCGATCTTGATCTGTCAAGCGAGGATCGAATCGCTCTGATTCGAGTCGAAGGAGTCATTTTGGATTCTCAGACGACCATTGGAGAGCTGAAGCGATTCAGCGAGAATCCTTCTGTCAAAGCCATCGTCATCAGAATTGATAGTCCCGGGGGTGGTGTCGTGCCGTCGCAAGAGATTTACGATGCCGTCAAGCGGATCAGAAGCAAGAACAACAAGGCGGTTATCGCCTCGATGGGGAGTGTTGCCGCATCAGGAGGGTATTATATCGCTGCTGCAACGGATCGGATCGTAGCTAATCCCGGGACTCTGACCGGGAGCATCGGAGTCATCATGGAAACGGCCAATGTGGAAGGATTACTTCAGAAAATCGGTGTGGAAGGGGTCATCATTAAGAGCGGGAAGTATAAGGATGTGGGATCTCCAATCCGGAAGATGAGTGCGGATGAAAGGAGTTTGTTGCAAGCCGTGATGGATGATGTCCATAAGCAGTTCATCGAAGCAGTGGCGGAAGGCCGTTCGCTCGAACTTCGGGCTGCCCAGGCGTTGGCCGACGGTCGAATTTTTACCGGACGCCAGGCCAAGGAAGCAAAGTTGGTCGACGAGCTTGGTGATTTGGAAGATGCTATTCAATTGGCCGCGGAGGTGGTAGGAATTGAAGGAGAACCAAAGGTCGTCGAACCGCGGCGCCGCTTTTCCCTTCGCGAAATTCTGGACTCGAAACTCCGTCTGATGTTTCCGAAGTTGGATATACAACCGGGTGTGAGTTTGAAATATCTTATGGCCTTCTAG
- a CDS encoding SSU ribosomal protein S1p: MGTVSNSSDAQLDRNALAALYEETFRNLEEGTITEGRVVALTKDKVIVDIGYKSEGMIPSDQFSSEELHNLKIGDRLQVYIEECEDADGNLVLSKEKADKMKIWEELEKLYKEEKSIEGKIVSRIKGGMMVDIGVKAFLPGSQIDLHPVRDLDGLVGKTFPLKIIKINHRRGNVVVSRRVLLEETRDKKRQTTLANLKEGQLIQGTVKNITDYGSFIDLGGIDGLLHITDMSWGRVGHPSELFTVGDKVEVTVLKYDRETGRISLGLKQKSADPWTNVAGKYPIGTRVRGRVVSLTDYGAFVELEPGVEGLVHVSEMSWTHEVRHPSRVVAVGDQVEAAVLNVDPANRKISLGMKQTAPNPWDMIEGKYPIGTRIEGKVKSLTDFGAFVGLEEGIDGLIHISDMSWTKHIKHPSELFKKGQKVEAVVLRIDKEKERLSLGYKQLARDPWDETIPARYHVGDSITGKVSKVADFGIFIELEGGVEGLIHVSESGLEPSVKLEEKFKLQDDVTAKIIKVDREERKIALSLRDHQLDWERKQVDDYHSAQGVLDQSLGRAAKQSRKRTQSEDQS; this comes from the coding sequence ATGGGTACGGTATCCAACAGCAGTGACGCTCAGTTAGACCGCAATGCATTGGCGGCATTGTACGAAGAAACCTTTCGTAACCTGGAAGAGGGGACGATTACAGAAGGTCGTGTGGTGGCTCTGACGAAGGACAAGGTCATCGTTGATATCGGTTACAAATCAGAGGGCATGATTCCGAGCGATCAGTTCTCGTCCGAGGAACTTCACAACCTCAAGATCGGTGATCGGCTCCAAGTGTATATCGAAGAATGCGAAGACGCAGACGGCAACCTCGTTCTTTCCAAGGAAAAAGCGGATAAAATGAAGATTTGGGAAGAACTCGAAAAACTCTACAAAGAAGAGAAGAGTATCGAAGGCAAGATTGTCTCACGCATCAAGGGCGGCATGATGGTCGATATCGGCGTCAAAGCGTTCTTGCCCGGCTCGCAGATTGACCTTCATCCGGTTCGTGATTTGGATGGGCTTGTTGGGAAGACGTTTCCTCTCAAGATCATCAAGATCAACCACAGGCGGGGCAATGTGGTTGTGTCACGCCGTGTGCTGTTGGAAGAAACGCGGGATAAAAAACGGCAAACGACACTGGCCAACCTCAAAGAGGGTCAGCTCATTCAGGGTACCGTCAAGAACATCACCGATTACGGATCGTTCATCGATCTCGGCGGTATCGATGGATTGCTGCACATTACCGACATGTCCTGGGGTCGAGTTGGACACCCATCGGAACTGTTTACAGTGGGAGACAAGGTTGAAGTTACGGTGTTGAAATATGATCGTGAAACGGGTCGTATTTCTCTGGGACTCAAGCAGAAGAGTGCCGATCCCTGGACGAATGTCGCGGGCAAGTATCCCATCGGGACCAGGGTCCGTGGGCGTGTGGTCAGTCTGACCGATTATGGAGCGTTTGTGGAACTTGAGCCGGGAGTTGAGGGATTGGTACACGTTTCGGAAATGTCGTGGACGCATGAAGTCCGACATCCATCGCGGGTCGTAGCGGTCGGGGACCAAGTAGAAGCAGCGGTGCTCAACGTCGATCCCGCGAACCGCAAGATCTCATTGGGCATGAAGCAGACGGCGCCGAACCCCTGGGACATGATCGAGGGGAAATATCCGATCGGGACCCGTATTGAAGGAAAGGTGAAGAGTCTGACTGATTTTGGTGCGTTTGTCGGGCTTGAAGAAGGGATCGACGGACTCATCCATATCTCGGACATGTCCTGGACGAAGCATATCAAGCATCCCTCTGAGCTGTTCAAAAAAGGGCAAAAAGTGGAAGCTGTCGTGTTGCGCATCGACAAAGAGAAAGAACGGCTCTCATTGGGGTACAAACAGTTGGCTCGCGATCCCTGGGACGAAACGATCCCTGCGCGGTATCACGTCGGTGATTCGATAACCGGCAAGGTATCGAAAGTCGCAGATTTTGGAATCTTCATCGAATTGGAGGGTGGAGTGGAAGGCTTAATCCATGTCAGCGAATCCGGTCTTGAGCCCTCCGTGAAGCTGGAAGAAAAGTTTAAGTTGCAGGACGACGTCACGGCGAAGATAATCAAAGTCGATCGAGAGGAACGCAAAATAGCCCTTAGCCTTCGCGACCATCAATTGGACTGGGAGCGCAAGCAGGTGGATGACTATCATTCGGCACAAGGTGTGCTGGACCAGAGTCTGGGGCGGGCCGCTAAACAGAGCCGGAAACGGACTCAGTCGGAAGATCAAAGCTAA
- a CDS encoding Acyl-CoA:1-acyl-sn-glycerol-3-phosphate acyltransferase: MSGILYGFLWALARVVAWICFRYRVQGKIPRSGGLLIAANHASYLDIPLLGCGMRRRAWYLGRNDLFPIPVLNGILQALGWIPVRLGRLDREAFGKAINLIRAGHVVVIFPEGGRSHDGHLRPPKAGIGVIVSQTGCPVVPAYLKGTFDVLPPGARWPRLRQVTVRFGAPIQFETGEQKEKAETKQFYQQVSRTVIEHIAALGQVPVPNGRVDLAAETPNRPTVDAHNAE, encoded by the coding sequence GTGAGCGGGATTCTCTACGGATTCTTGTGGGCCCTGGCACGAGTCGTCGCCTGGATTTGCTTTCGATATCGTGTTCAAGGGAAGATTCCCCGGAGCGGGGGCCTGCTCATTGCCGCAAACCATGCCAGCTACCTCGACATTCCGCTACTCGGCTGCGGGATGCGCAGAAGGGCCTGGTACTTGGGACGGAATGACTTATTTCCGATCCCAGTATTGAACGGAATTTTACAGGCATTGGGTTGGATACCGGTCAGGCTGGGGCGCCTCGACCGAGAGGCGTTTGGGAAGGCGATCAATCTGATTCGAGCTGGTCATGTGGTGGTCATATTTCCCGAAGGCGGACGCAGCCATGATGGTCACCTTCGGCCTCCAAAGGCGGGTATTGGAGTGATTGTGTCGCAGACGGGATGTCCGGTCGTCCCAGCCTATCTGAAGGGAACCTTCGACGTACTTCCTCCGGGAGCTCGTTGGCCTCGGTTGCGTCAGGTCACGGTACGCTTCGGGGCTCCTATTCAGTTCGAAACGGGGGAACAAAAAGAGAAGGCAGAAACGAAACAGTTCTATCAACAGGTCAGCCGTACGGTGATCGAGCACATTGCAGCCTTAGGTCAAGTCCCTGTTCCGAATGGGAGGGTTGATCTGGCCGCCGAAACACCGAACAGGCCAACCGTCGATGCTCACAATGCTGAGTGA
- a CDS encoding Cytidylate kinase, whose amino-acid sequence MIIAIDGPAGVGKSTVAKLLAARLGYLYLDTGALYRAIAWKTLQSRIRPTDHEQVMTLLPITSIHMQFRHGAMQVLVDGIDVSGELRTPEVTAAASVVSAIPAVREWLLPIQRQIGQRGSVVAEGRDMGTKVFPAAPFKFFLEADADVRVARRHRELVAAGRDGTVETTSRDLSDRDRRDRTRPVDPLVPAGDARLIDTSALSPDQVVEQMIAAVSTGL is encoded by the coding sequence GTGATTATTGCGATTGATGGACCAGCCGGGGTCGGCAAGAGTACAGTGGCAAAACTATTGGCCGCTCGTCTTGGTTATCTTTACCTTGATACAGGGGCACTGTACCGAGCCATCGCATGGAAAACCTTGCAATCAAGAATACGTCCGACGGATCATGAGCAAGTGATGACATTATTGCCGATTACCTCGATTCACATGCAGTTTCGCCATGGTGCGATGCAGGTCCTGGTCGATGGCATCGATGTCAGCGGAGAACTTCGTACGCCAGAAGTGACTGCAGCGGCCTCCGTCGTGTCCGCTATCCCGGCAGTCCGCGAATGGCTGCTGCCGATCCAACGTCAAATCGGCCAGAGAGGCTCGGTCGTGGCCGAGGGACGAGACATGGGCACCAAGGTCTTTCCCGCAGCACCGTTCAAATTCTTTTTGGAGGCGGACGCAGACGTACGAGTTGCACGACGCCACCGTGAGTTGGTCGCCGCGGGTCGTGATGGGACGGTGGAAACGACGTCTCGGGATTTATCGGATCGAGATCGGCGGGATCGGACCCGTCCCGTTGATCCATTGGTTCCGGCGGGTGACGCACGACTCATCGATACTTCTGCTCTCAGCCCTGACCAAGTGGTGGAGCAGATGATTGCGGCTGTGTCGACCGGGTTGTGA
- a CDS encoding 3-phosphoshikimate 1-carboxyvinyltransferase — protein MTSLTITPGRPLRGTTTVPGDKSLTHRALILTALAEGTSTIAGYCQGEDCLNTMRAFQGLGIPITQTLTELTVCGKGFWGLSEPSAPIDCGNSGTGIRLLIGLLAGQDFFSVLTGDASIRRRPMGRVVKPLREMGAVIGGRRGGELAPLAITGAALHGIEYTSPVASAQIKSALLLAGLFAQGVTRYKEPSLSRDHTERLFQFFGIPLTKEDGALVLQGRPSVGWPGIHLTIPGDFSAAAFFVVAATIVQGSDITIYNVGMNPTRTGLIEVMRKMGADIQVLGLREAAGEPVGDLRVKSAALKGVTIGHDLIPKTIDEFPVLCVAAAVADGDTVISGADELRVKESDRIATMSRELTSMGALIEERPDGMIIRGLGRGGENGRLKAAGKAESHGDHRVAMSLAIGGLTAEQSMTITDASCVDTSFPNFEKTLVDLLA, from the coding sequence ATGACGTCATTGACAATTACTCCGGGACGGCCACTCAGGGGAACGACCACAGTTCCAGGTGACAAGTCCCTCACCCATCGGGCTCTCATCCTCACCGCACTGGCAGAAGGAACGAGCACGATAGCGGGCTACTGCCAAGGAGAGGATTGCCTGAATACGATGAGGGCCTTTCAGGGGCTGGGAATTCCCATTACCCAGACTCTCACTGAATTAACTGTCTGCGGGAAAGGGTTTTGGGGATTATCCGAACCAAGCGCTCCGATCGATTGCGGTAATTCCGGAACCGGCATCCGTCTTCTTATAGGCCTCTTGGCCGGGCAAGATTTTTTTTCGGTTCTCACGGGCGACGCATCCATCAGACGCCGCCCGATGGGACGGGTCGTCAAGCCGCTGCGCGAAATGGGAGCGGTCATCGGAGGCCGCAGGGGTGGAGAATTGGCTCCTTTGGCGATTACAGGGGCTGCTCTGCATGGTATCGAGTATACGTCGCCCGTCGCCAGCGCGCAGATTAAGTCGGCGCTGCTGCTTGCCGGCCTCTTTGCTCAAGGGGTGACGCGTTATAAGGAGCCGAGTCTGTCACGAGACCATACCGAGCGGTTGTTTCAGTTCTTTGGAATCCCTCTCACGAAAGAAGACGGGGCCCTGGTTTTACAAGGGCGACCTTCGGTTGGCTGGCCGGGCATTCACCTGACTATTCCCGGTGATTTCTCGGCCGCCGCGTTTTTCGTCGTTGCGGCGACGATTGTACAAGGATCCGATATCACCATTTACAATGTCGGCATGAACCCGACCAGAACGGGTCTCATTGAAGTCATGAGAAAAATGGGAGCCGACATTCAGGTTCTGGGTCTGCGGGAAGCGGCCGGCGAACCGGTGGGAGATCTTCGTGTGAAGTCAGCTGCACTGAAGGGTGTGACGATAGGTCATGACCTCATTCCAAAAACGATCGACGAATTTCCCGTGTTGTGCGTGGCTGCGGCTGTGGCAGACGGTGACACCGTGATTTCCGGAGCAGATGAACTTCGGGTCAAAGAGAGTGATCGTATTGCCACCATGAGTCGCGAGTTGACGTCGATGGGCGCTCTCATCGAGGAACGGCCTGACGGGATGATCATCCGCGGATTAGGCCGAGGGGGAGAGAACGGCCGACTGAAAGCTGCAGGCAAGGCCGAAAGCCATGGAGATCATCGTGTGGCCATGTCTCTTGCCATCGGGGGGCTTACGGCGGAACAAAGTATGACGATTACTGACGCGAGCTGCGTGGATACATCGTTTCCAAACTTTGAGAAGACACTCGTCGATCTGTTGGCATGA
- a CDS encoding Cyclohexadienyl dehydrogenase translates to MAVHFRQAAIIGVGLIGGSLGMILRRKALADQVVGVGRRVENLKTAVALGAIDRYVADPQEGVRGADLVVLATPVDTYERHLHEWAHCLVPGAIVSDVGSVKGPLVERSEATMPAGVHFVGAHPIAGKEKTGVAAGSDQLFKGARCILTPTKRTDPTAFDRVKQLWEEAGSIVLTMDPHIHDQILGAVSHLPHVVAFVLMNALADLRDQQVPSLDLTGHSGGGLRDTTRIAASSPEMWRDIFLWNRDNVVSYIDRYAGALEELKQLIKAGDAAGIEKLLERAKGEREKLNNSSPSDS, encoded by the coding sequence ATGGCGGTTCATTTCAGGCAAGCGGCGATTATTGGGGTGGGGCTGATCGGCGGATCTCTCGGCATGATTCTTCGGCGAAAGGCCTTGGCTGATCAGGTGGTCGGCGTCGGCCGTCGTGTCGAGAACCTCAAGACGGCGGTTGCTTTGGGTGCGATCGATCGATACGTGGCCGATCCTCAAGAGGGTGTGCGAGGGGCGGATTTGGTGGTCCTTGCGACGCCTGTCGATACCTATGAGCGGCACCTCCACGAATGGGCCCATTGTCTGGTTCCCGGCGCGATTGTCAGTGATGTAGGCAGTGTGAAAGGACCCTTGGTCGAACGGTCGGAAGCGACGATGCCGGCAGGCGTGCACTTTGTGGGGGCTCATCCCATCGCGGGGAAAGAAAAGACGGGAGTCGCGGCCGGGTCTGATCAATTGTTCAAGGGTGCACGCTGTATTCTGACGCCGACGAAACGAACAGATCCTACGGCATTTGATCGGGTTAAGCAACTGTGGGAAGAGGCCGGTTCGATTGTCTTAACGATGGATCCGCACATCCACGACCAAATCCTGGGAGCAGTCAGTCATCTGCCCCATGTGGTCGCGTTTGTGCTTATGAATGCCTTGGCTGATCTTCGCGATCAGCAGGTGCCCTCCTTGGATCTGACCGGACACTCCGGAGGGGGATTACGGGATACGACCAGGATCGCCGCGAGCTCTCCGGAAATGTGGCGAGACATTTTCTTGTGGAATCGGGATAATGTGGTGTCCTATATCGATAGATATGCAGGGGCTCTGGAAGAATTGAAGCAACTGATCAAGGCTGGAGATGCAGCCGGAATCGAAAAGTTGCTCGAGCGGGCAAAGGGCGAGCGTGAAAAACTGAATAATTCCTCTCCGAGCGACTCATGA
- a CDS encoding 2-keto-3-deoxy-D-arabino-heptulosonate-7-phosphate synthase I beta: MIIVLKPEASESEVDHIIDRLRDLGLKSQISTGQERTIIGVIGDDRILHNQPLTALPGVESVLPILAPWKLVSREFKKEATIIDVGGAKIGAKKLAIMAGPCAVERLELTVGIAHEVKASGASILRGGAYKPRTSPYSFQGLGREGLDYLVEAKKQTGLPVVSEILDTRDIELFLEKADIIQIGARNMQNFELLKEVGAYDKPVLLKRGLSATIKEFLLSAEYIMSRGNQNVMLCERGIRTFETQYRNTLDLAAIPTLKELSHLPVIVDPSHATGKWDLVAPMSKAAVAAGADGLLIEVHSNPECALCDGEESIKPSKFKALMSDLRNIAKAVGREL, from the coding sequence ATGATCATCGTGTTGAAGCCGGAAGCGTCGGAAAGTGAAGTGGACCATATTATCGATCGGTTGAGGGATCTTGGCTTGAAATCCCAGATATCCACCGGTCAGGAGCGCACAATTATCGGTGTCATCGGAGACGACCGAATCTTGCACAATCAGCCTTTGACGGCGCTACCTGGTGTGGAAAGTGTCCTGCCGATCCTTGCACCTTGGAAACTGGTCAGTCGTGAGTTTAAGAAGGAAGCCACCATCATTGACGTCGGTGGCGCAAAAATCGGTGCCAAAAAGTTGGCTATCATGGCAGGACCCTGCGCTGTCGAACGGCTTGAGCTCACCGTGGGGATCGCACACGAGGTGAAGGCTTCTGGAGCTTCGATTCTTCGTGGTGGGGCCTATAAGCCGAGAACGTCGCCGTATTCCTTTCAAGGGTTGGGTCGTGAAGGGCTGGACTACTTAGTCGAAGCAAAAAAGCAAACGGGGTTACCCGTCGTCAGTGAGATCTTGGACACCAGGGATATCGAACTCTTTCTCGAGAAGGCGGACATCATTCAGATCGGTGCTCGGAACATGCAGAACTTCGAGCTCCTCAAAGAGGTCGGCGCCTATGATAAACCGGTGCTCTTAAAGCGAGGCTTGTCGGCGACCATCAAAGAGTTTCTCCTATCCGCCGAGTACATCATGTCACGCGGGAACCAGAACGTGATGCTGTGCGAACGGGGCATTCGAACGTTCGAAACGCAATATCGCAATACGCTGGATCTTGCGGCCATTCCCACGTTGAAAGAGCTTTCGCATCTGCCGGTCATTGTCGACCCCAGCCATGCTACGGGGAAGTGGGATCTTGTTGCCCCGATGTCGAAAGCCGCAGTCGCAGCCGGCGCCGACGGTCTGCTCATCGAAGTCCATTCGAACCCCGAATGTGCGCTGTGTGACGGCGAAGAGTCCATTAAGCCCTCGAAGTTCAAAGCGTTGATGAGCGACCTTAGGAATATTGCGAAGGCCGTTGGGCGAGAACTGTAG
- a CDS encoding Biosynthetic Aromatic amino acid aminotransferase beta, translating to MALQVHPDILSLSPYVPGKPIDELQRELGLTRVIKLASNENPLGPSPKALAALSGAQDMLHRYPDGGAYQLRQAIADRWKVAEGQVILGNGSDEILGLLAKAFLTPGDEAIMADHTFVIYKMEVTAVHGKPVVVPLINWTHDLESMVRAVTPRTRLLFLCNPNNPTGTIVSAEAVDRLMATVPEDVIIVFDEAYFEYVRSPRFPDAMAYVKQGRNAIVLRTFSKIYGLAGLRIGYGISTVEIIDYLNRVRPPFNANSLAQKAALAALGDDEHVAKSRAVNVAGMEQMEQGLRALSVPSIPTETNFLYFDAKRDGRLVFEALLREGIIVRHIGGTMLRVTIGRPDENAAFLQALEKVLHGERKEIAREL from the coding sequence ATGGCGCTACAGGTTCACCCAGATATCCTATCACTCAGTCCTTACGTTCCTGGTAAACCGATTGATGAGCTCCAACGAGAGCTTGGCCTCACCCGGGTCATAAAGCTTGCTTCCAACGAGAATCCGCTTGGACCTTCACCGAAAGCGTTGGCAGCGCTGAGCGGCGCACAAGATATGCTGCATCGATACCCCGACGGAGGTGCGTATCAGCTCAGGCAGGCGATTGCTGATCGTTGGAAAGTGGCGGAGGGACAAGTCATTCTGGGAAATGGATCAGATGAGATCCTTGGATTGTTGGCCAAGGCGTTCTTGACTCCTGGTGATGAGGCCATCATGGCCGACCATACGTTCGTGATCTATAAAATGGAGGTCACCGCTGTCCACGGCAAGCCGGTGGTCGTACCGCTCATCAACTGGACACACGACCTTGAGTCAATGGTACGTGCCGTAACACCTCGAACACGATTACTCTTTCTCTGCAATCCAAATAATCCGACAGGAACCATCGTATCGGCAGAAGCGGTCGATCGACTTATGGCCACGGTGCCTGAAGATGTCATCATCGTATTTGACGAAGCGTATTTTGAGTATGTCCGAAGTCCTCGATTTCCCGATGCCATGGCCTACGTGAAACAGGGCCGGAACGCGATCGTCTTGCGGACGTTCTCCAAGATTTATGGCCTAGCCGGATTGCGAATCGGGTACGGCATCAGCACGGTGGAGATCATCGACTACTTAAATAGAGTTCGGCCTCCGTTCAATGCCAACAGTCTTGCGCAAAAAGCAGCGTTGGCGGCATTGGGAGATGACGAGCATGTGGCCAAGAGTCGGGCGGTCAACGTAGCTGGGATGGAGCAGATGGAGCAGGGGCTGCGCGCGCTGAGCGTGCCTTCCATCCCGACCGAGACGAATTTTCTCTATTTTGATGCGAAACGGGACGGGCGACTGGTGTTCGAAGCATTGCTGCGAGAGGGGATTATTGTACGGCATATCGGCGGCACCATGCTCCGTGTCACCATCGGTCGGCCCGACGAAAATGCGGCCTTCCTCCAAGCACTCGAGAAAGTTTTGCATGGAGAAAGGAAAGAAATAGCGAGGGAATTATGA